The following proteins are co-located in the Meleagris gallopavo isolate NT-WF06-2002-E0010 breed Aviagen turkey brand Nicholas breeding stock chromosome 13, Turkey_5.1, whole genome shotgun sequence genome:
- the NRN1L gene encoding neuritin-like protein: protein MVSPPLCAHERGWAERRKPTAVSSGTRRSSGAHCVPEDALRMSGPEGEQGKEDGPVAQEPISTAGKCNTIYKGFAGCLISLGDSMAQSVRQQRDEEEEEGGQEARELDTICRSWDEFHACASGVLSRCPEEAAAIWESLRQESRKIQFQGNLQELCSARGRLASSQGSPPAETNQATLRGSAHHGHPGILPLLALLLLGAWA, encoded by the exons ATGGTCTCACCGCCGCTGTGCGCACACGAGCGGGGCTGGGCCGAGCGGAGGAAGCCGACGGCCGTTTCCTCCGGCACACGGCGATCCTCAGGGGCTCATTGTGTTCCCGAGGACGCGCTCAGGATGTCGGGGCCGGAGGGGGAGCAGGGGAAGGAGGACGGAC CCGTCGCTCAGGAGCccatcagcacagcagggaagtGCAACACCATCTACAAAGGTTTTGCTGGCTGCCTCATCAGCCTGGGGGACAGCATGGCCCAGAGCGTGCGGCAGCAGCGggacgaggaggaggaggagggcggCCAGGAGGCGCGAGAGTTGGACACCATCTGCAG GTCCTGGGATGAGTTCCACGCCTGTGCCAGCGGGGTTCTGTCCCGCTGCCCCGAAGAGGCTGCAGCCATCTGGGAGTCTCTACGCCAGGAATCCCGCAAGATCCAGTTCCAGGGAAacctgcaggagctgtgcagtgctcGGGGTCGCCTGGCCAGCTCCCAAGGCTCACCACCTGCCGAGACCAACCAGGCCACACTGCGGGGCTCAGCCCACCACGGTCACCCCGGCATCCTGCccctgctggccctgctgctgctgggagcttgGGCATAG